A genomic stretch from Coffea arabica cultivar ET-39 chromosome 10c, Coffea Arabica ET-39 HiFi, whole genome shotgun sequence includes:
- the LOC113714819 gene encoding probable L-ascorbate peroxidase 6, chloroplastic/mitochondrial isoform X1: MAQRLIQFPLTYSSSPHSTMTSLTLGSAASRLLPSATAATSAAKLSLSSPHSVKLFRSSPLISHLFLPQKGAAAASRLLRSRSSSYSTVTKCFASDPEQLKSAREDIKELLKTKFCHPILVRLGWHDAGTYNKNIEDWPQRGGANGSLRFEIELKHAANAGLVNALQLLLPIKDKYSGVTYADLFQLASATAVEEAGGPKIPMKYGRVDVSGPEQCPEEGRLPDAGPPSPAAHLRDVFYRMGLNDKEIVALSGAHTLGRSRPERSGWGMPETKYTKDGPGAPGGQSWTVQWLKFDNSYFKDIKERRDAELLVLPTDAVLFEDPAFKEYAEKYAADQEAFFKDYAEAHAKLSNLGAKFDPPEGFSIDEGTSQPQPEKFVAANYSTGKSELSEAMKQKIRAEYEGLGGSPDKPLPSNYFLNIMIVIGVLAILTSLLGN; encoded by the exons ATGGCTCAGCGTCTCATTCAGTTTCCACTCACTTATTCTTCCTCTCCTCATTCGACGATGACGTCTCTGACTCTCGGTTCCGCCGCCTCCCGCCTCCTACCCTCCGCCACCGCCGCTACCTCTGCCGCCAAACTTTCCCTGTCCTCTCCACATTCTGTCAAACTCTTTCGATCCTCTCCTCTCATCTCCCACCTCTTCCTCCCTCAG AAAGGAGCTGCGGCGGCGAGTAGATTGTTGCGGAGTAGAAGTTCAAGTTACAGCACGGTGACGAAATGCTTCGCTTCGGACCCTGAGCAGTTGAAGAGTGCCAGAGAAGATATTAAGGAACTCCTCAAGACCAAGTTCTGTCATCCTATTTTG GTTCGCTTGGGATGGCATGATGCTGGTACTTACAACAAGAACATAGAGGATTGGCCACAAAGAGGTGGAGCTAATGGAAGTCTAAGATTCGAGATTGAATTGAAACATGCTGCAAATGCTG GACTTGTAAATGCGCTTCAACTGCTGCTGCCTATCAAAGACAAGTACTCTGGTGTCACTTATGCAGATCTATTTCAGTTGGCTAGCGCCACTGCTGTGGAG GAAGCTGGTGGGCCAAAAATTCCAATGAAGTATGGAAGAGTGGATGTCTCTGGACCTGAACAATGCCCAGAAGAAGGAAGGCTTCCGG ATGCGGGCCCTCCTTCACCTGCTGCTCATTTACGTGATGTCTTCTATAGGATGGGTCTGAATGATAAG GAAATTGTTGCACTTTCTGGTGCACACACATTGGGAAGGTCAAGACCAGAGCGTAGTGGTTGGGGCATGCCAGAGACAAAATACACG AAAGACGGCCCAGGAGCCCCAGGAGGACAATCTTGGACTGTCCAGTGGCTAAAGTTTGATAATTCCTACTTCAAG GATATTAAAGAAAGAAGGGATGCTGAGCTGCTAGTTTTGCCAACTGATGCTGTTCTTTTTGAAGATCCTGCATTTAAG GAATATGCTGAGAAGTATGCAGCAGATCAAGAAGcatttttcaaagattatgcTGAGGCTCATGCTAAACTTAGCAACCTTGGAGCCAAGTTTGATCCTCCTGAG GGTTTCTCTATTGATGAGGGTACATCACAACCTCAGCCAGAGAAGTTTGTTGCAGCCAATTACTCAACGGGAAAG AGCGAGCTCTCAGAAGCTATGAAGCAAAAGATAAGGGCAGAATATGAAGGATTGGGGGGAAGCCCAGATAAGCCTCTCCCGTCAAACTATTTTCTCAATATTATGATCGTAATAGGTGTCTTGGCTATTTTGACATCCTTGCTTGGAAACTAA
- the LOC113714819 gene encoding probable L-ascorbate peroxidase 6, chloroplastic/mitochondrial isoform X2, with protein MAQRLIQFPLTYSSSPHSTMTSLTLGSAASRLLPSATAATSAAKLSLSSPHSVKLFRSSPLISHLFLPQKGAAAASRLLRSRSSSYSTVTKCFASDPEQLKSAREDIKELLKTKFCHPILVRLGWHDAGTYNKNIEDWPQRGGANGSLRFEIELKHAANAGLVNALQLLLPIKDKYSGVTYADLFQLASATAVEEAGGPKIPMKYGRVDVSGPEQCPEEGRLPDAGPPSPAAHLRDVFYRMGLNDKEIVALSGAHTLGRSRPERSGWGMPETKYTKDGPGAPGGQSWTVQWLKFDNSYFKDIKERRDAELLVLPTDAVLFEDPAFKEYAEKYAADQEAFFKDYAEAHAKLSNLGAKFDPPEGFSIDEGTSQPQPEKFVAANYSTGKA; from the exons ATGGCTCAGCGTCTCATTCAGTTTCCACTCACTTATTCTTCCTCTCCTCATTCGACGATGACGTCTCTGACTCTCGGTTCCGCCGCCTCCCGCCTCCTACCCTCCGCCACCGCCGCTACCTCTGCCGCCAAACTTTCCCTGTCCTCTCCACATTCTGTCAAACTCTTTCGATCCTCTCCTCTCATCTCCCACCTCTTCCTCCCTCAG AAAGGAGCTGCGGCGGCGAGTAGATTGTTGCGGAGTAGAAGTTCAAGTTACAGCACGGTGACGAAATGCTTCGCTTCGGACCCTGAGCAGTTGAAGAGTGCCAGAGAAGATATTAAGGAACTCCTCAAGACCAAGTTCTGTCATCCTATTTTG GTTCGCTTGGGATGGCATGATGCTGGTACTTACAACAAGAACATAGAGGATTGGCCACAAAGAGGTGGAGCTAATGGAAGTCTAAGATTCGAGATTGAATTGAAACATGCTGCAAATGCTG GACTTGTAAATGCGCTTCAACTGCTGCTGCCTATCAAAGACAAGTACTCTGGTGTCACTTATGCAGATCTATTTCAGTTGGCTAGCGCCACTGCTGTGGAG GAAGCTGGTGGGCCAAAAATTCCAATGAAGTATGGAAGAGTGGATGTCTCTGGACCTGAACAATGCCCAGAAGAAGGAAGGCTTCCGG ATGCGGGCCCTCCTTCACCTGCTGCTCATTTACGTGATGTCTTCTATAGGATGGGTCTGAATGATAAG GAAATTGTTGCACTTTCTGGTGCACACACATTGGGAAGGTCAAGACCAGAGCGTAGTGGTTGGGGCATGCCAGAGACAAAATACACG AAAGACGGCCCAGGAGCCCCAGGAGGACAATCTTGGACTGTCCAGTGGCTAAAGTTTGATAATTCCTACTTCAAG GATATTAAAGAAAGAAGGGATGCTGAGCTGCTAGTTTTGCCAACTGATGCTGTTCTTTTTGAAGATCCTGCATTTAAG GAATATGCTGAGAAGTATGCAGCAGATCAAGAAGcatttttcaaagattatgcTGAGGCTCATGCTAAACTTAGCAACCTTGGAGCCAAGTTTGATCCTCCTGAG GGTTTCTCTATTGATGAGGGTACATCACAACCTCAGCCAGAGAAGTTTGTTGCAGCCAATTACTCAACGGGAAAG GCTTAG
- the LOC140015979 gene encoding uncharacterized protein, producing MAEFVSHNPTIFEELGRYLKRQGKEKAESSKRRPMKSPEAPSDEDSDEGRLSRSTSRRASSKATSKIASISRAFSRGLLGKLAEDLPRRPGGLASNYMRAPPFTDDINGERVPPNFKLPNLPTYDGRGDPEDHLRAFISAFRLYCVPDAVICRAFSIFLHGTARKWFWSLEPGSISSLDELIDRFIHRFMSSRPITKTSAYLLNLQQGQGESLRSYAQRFNEENVQIPDQNEQVTLAAFTNGLVAGLFNTEIHRDYPRTLHELWERVDQGIRSEDVNRMKRETQASRTGQDTRRRKDIGRGEPGPSGTSNQLRDRRSVFDRIVKGRSSTSDAELTPLNSSRSHVLAVMRQNHLGRTPPEIPGRRDKRNSNLYCAYHRDVGHETEDCNDLKREIENLIRQGYLKQFVRKDGSFNRSTSHRESRGPRREDRRDTKLNCRGPEDHKGDQRPPRDGSPGYGPNIAGVINTISGGPTGGDSQNSRKRTYRQAGMDVAEPSSRLSEVITYGPRDPVSAASNNHEALVIEVLTNNYIVKKVYVDSGSSVDVLYYRTFENLKLTREQLTPVRTPLVGFGGHVVHPEGMVSLMVTIGRHPRCRTVPVSFAVVKADSPYNMLVGRPTLNALRAVYSTYHLSFKFPTPEGVAEVSSDVGAARECYLATIQDAVGPQPPPRSEEKRPAVLSIDCIDPHKAGEPSRLEPGDEVEQVVLDEAKPDQVVQVGAGLPSPLKEEVISLIKDHRDIFAWSADEVVGVPPELMTHQLNVNPQARPVRQKRRHFGPERSKAISDEVDKLLPAKMIHEVQYPTWLSNPVMVKKDTGGWRMCVDYTDLNKACPKDCYPLPRIDTLVDSAMGYEILCFLDAFKGYHQIGMSEEDQEKTAFYTDQGVYCYTTMPFGLKNAGATYQRLINRLFKN from the coding sequence ATGGCCGAGTTCGTATCGCACAACCCTACCATTTTTGAGGAGCTAGGAAGGTACCTCAAAAGACAGGGGAAAGAAAAGGCCGAGTCTTCCAAGAGGAGGCCGATGAAGTCCCCTGAGGCACCTTCAGATGAAGACTCCGATGAGGGGCGTCTCTCTCGGAGTACCTCCAGGCGTGCCTCCTCCAAGGCGACCTCTAAAATTGCCTCCATCTCCCGAGCGTTTTCTCGAGGACTCCTAGGGAAACTGGCCGAGGACCTACCTCGGCGCCCCGGGGGCCTAGCTTCGAACTACATGAGGGCCCCGCCCTTTACGGATGACATCAATGGGGAAAGGGTACCCCCGAacttcaagcttccaaacttgccCACCTATGACGGCCGAGGTGACCCCGAGGATCACCTCCGCGCCTTCATCTCTGCATTCCGACTCTATTGCGTCCCCGACGCCGTGATTTGTCGGGCTTTCTCCATTTTCCTACATGGGACTGCCCGGAAGTGGTTCTGGAGTTTGGAACCGGGGAGCATCTCCTCCCTGGATGAGCTGATAGACCGGTTCATCCACCGCTTCATGTCGTCTCGACCAATCACGAAGACTTCAGCTTATCTCTTGAACCTTCAACAGGGTCAGGGCGAGTCTCTTCGCTCGTATGCTCAAAGGTTCAACGAGGAGAATGTGCAAATACCTGATCAGAATGAGCAGGTAACTCTCGCGGCCTTTACCAACGGGTTGGTGGCCGGACTCTTCAATACCGAAATCCATCGGGATTACCCCCGTACACTTCACGAACTCTGGGAAAGAGTGGACCAGGGAATCCGAAGTGAAGATGTTAATCGCATGAAGCGAGAAACCCAAGCCTCTCGTACGGGACAAGATACCCGGAGAAGGAAAGACATCGGCCGAGGTGAACCCGGCCCAAGTGGCACTTCAAACCAACTCCGAGACCGCCGGAGTGTCTTTGATCGAATAGTGAAAGGGAGATCGTCCACCTCGGACGCCGAGCTGACCCCGCTCAATTCTAGTCGGTCTCACGTCTTGGCGGTGATGAGGCAAAATCACCTCGGTCGAACACCTCCTGAGATCCCTGGGAGGAGAGATAAGAGGAACTCCAACCTCTACTGCGCCTACCACCGAGATGTTGGGCACGAGACTGAAGATTGCAATGATCTGAAGCGAGAGATCGAAAACCTGATCCGACAAGGATATCTGAAGCAGTTCGTCCGCAAAGACGGAAGCTTCAACCGAAGTACCTCCCACCGGGAGAGCCGAGGTCCTCGCCGAGAGGACAGGCGGGACACCAAGCTTAATTGCCGAGGTCCTGAGGACCACAAGGGGGATCAGAGACCTCCACGTGACGGATCACCAGGCTATGGCCCAAACATAGCCGGGGTGATCAACACCATCTCAGGTGGCCCCACGGGAGGAGACAGCCAGAACTCTCGAAAGCGGACCTACCGCCAAGCCGGCATGGATGTggccgagccgagctcgaggCTGTCCGAGGTGATAACCTATGGTCCCCGTGACCCTGTCTCCGCTGCCTCCAACAATCACGAGGCCCTCGTGATTGAGGTTCTCACAAACAATTATATAGTCAAAAAGGTCTACGTTGACTCCGGAAGCTCGGTAGACGTCCTGTACTACCGAACTTTCGAGAATTTGAAATTGACCCGGGAGCAACTCACTCCGGTCAGAACTCCCCTTGTTGGCTTCGGGGGACACGTCGTCCACCCGGAAGGCATGGTGAGTTTAATGGTGACTATCGGGCGTCATCCCCGTTGCCGAACTGTGCCTGTCAGCTTTGCGGTGGTCAAAGCGGACTCTCCTTACAACATGCTGGTAGGCCGGCCGACGCTCAATGCCTTGAGAGCCGTATATTCTACCTACCACCTGAGTTTCAAGTTTCCAACTCCAGAGGGTGTGGCCGAGGTGAGCAGCGACGTGGGCGCCGCCCGAGAATGCTATCTCGCCACCATCCAAGACGCAGTCGGACCTCAGCCCCCGCCAAGGTCAGAAGAAAAGAGGCCGGCTGTCCTCTCCATAGACTGCATCGACCCTCATAAGGCAGGAGAGCCCAGCAGGCTTGAGCCCGGGGATGAAGTGGAACAAGTGGTCTTGGATGAAGCCAAGCCTGACCAAGTGGTCCAAGTAGGGGCTGGACTCCCTTCACCCCTGAAAGAAGAAGTGATCTCCCTGATCAAGGACCACCGAGACATCTTTGCGTGGTCCGCAGATGAAGTGGTCGGAGTGCCACCCGAGCTTATGACTCACCAACTTAACGTTAACCCACAGGCCCGACCTGTGCGGCAGAAGCGAAGGCACTTCGGCCCCGAACGCAGCAAGGCCATATCGGACGAGGTCGACAAGCTCTTGCCGGCCAAGATGATCCACGAAGTCCAATATCCGACCTGGCTGTCCAACCCAGTCATGGTCAAAAAGGACACCGGCGGATGGAGAATGTGTGTAGACTACACCGACCTCAACAAGGCCTGTCCCAAAGACTGCTATCCCCTCCCGAGGATAGACACCCTCGTCGACTCGGCGATGGGGTACGAGATCCTTTGCTTCCTAGATGCCTTCAAAGGGTATCATCAAATAGGAATGAGTGAAGAGGACCAAGAAAAGACGGCGTTCTACACCGACCAAGGTGTTTATTGCTACACCACCATGCCATTTGGGCTAAAGAACGCCGGGGCGACCTACCAAAGGCTGATCAACCGACTCTTCAAGAATTAG